Sequence from the Cololabis saira isolate AMF1-May2022 chromosome 9, fColSai1.1, whole genome shotgun sequence genome:
gacaggaggttggcgtcagaggagcggaggctgcgggagggagtgtagcggtggacggatgaatggatggatggatgaatggacggatggattgatggatggatggagttacAGTGCAGTACTGAAAttaacatttcaattaaaaTTCAGACgagtttaaataattcagttaAAAGCATCCGTCAacaagtttgttccagatctgtggagcataaaagctgaatgctgcttctccatattTGGTTGTGGaccagaagacctgagaggtctCTATGGTTGCTATAGCAACaagtctctgatgtattttggtcctaaaccattcagtggTTTATAAACTTacagaagtattttaaagtcttTTCTCTGAGGTACCGTGAGCCGGTGTAAAGATCTCAGAACCGGAGCGATGTGGTCCACTCTCTTGGTTCTGGTGAGAACCCCGAAAGCAGCGTTCTGGGTCTGCTGTAGCTGTCTGATTGACTTTTTAGTCAGACCTGTGAAGACACCGTTGCAGTACTCAAGTTGACTGAAGATAAATGCATGGATGATGTTGGAACTATTGTAAATAAGTAATAAGttatcatgcttgctattaacaGAACATATGATGATTTGCTTACGCCTGTGACgcactgataaaacaatgctgtgtttaaGTAATTATAAGtgctgcacaagaagtttccGGATATCAGCATAAAGCAGATATCTGCggagaagaggaaacttcttgttgctaaacaaatgaaaacaagaACGAATCAATGCCTGACTCAATACCTGAATCCGCTGACTGCGACCACTGCCTTTCCCCCTCCCTTTAGGGGCGCAGTCAGCTCTGTAAACTAGGGTACACCCAGAGTAAATAAAAgcaaggaagcagcagagacaaattAGAGTATGTTGGAGATCTTACAAATCTCGACTGCTCTCCTTGCAAGTAAATTCTAATGgtgtttgtgtctttctttgtcTCCAGAGAGTTTGATGATACAAATGTTACGTGCCTAAACCTAACAGATGAGTTTTCCAGGATCCTGCTAAGACATCGGTCctttgatcctggagatgttcttcaggtgacAGAAGGCCGACTTTGTAATTGTCTTAATGCGTCTCTGaaggttcaggtctgagtccatggctacacccagatttcaagCCTCATCAGTGGTTTGTAGCTGTAGTAGCTGAAGCTATGCTGGCCCTTAAACGTTCTTCTTTTGGTCCAAAAATAGCTGCTTCAGTTTCCACGCTTTGATTTGTGGCATGCATCTACTCTACCCTCGTACGGGCTCATTGTAATGTGAACCGCGTAAATGTCAATTTGTCAGAAAATGAAGCtgccatggatgtgaaatctaaaCTAAGCGACCCAGGAtgttaaacatgtttatttctgctgtaacgtggaggtcagtggagagCGTCTCACGTCTGGAGCCAGGCCCGAGTGGCCGGTGGAGGAGTTTTCTTACCTCCACAAAGGCTTTGGTCCAGAAGTCCAAGTGTTTGTGATGGATCACCAACCATCCGAGATTTGAATCTTATCTGAGTCCCACTTGGGCCAATCGTATAAGTGAACCCAAGCGGGCGTTTATGGAACCAGCAGCCATTTAATCAACAGAAGCCTGGTGTTTCGGCCgtttaagttttaagtttaagATGGACGTCATTTACAAACATTTCCTGGAAAATGACATGGATTTTCCTCCCATACATCTGTCGTGGCAGGTTTCTGTGCCGTTCCAGTTACGAGATGCAACGTGGAAAAAGCTTTATCAACTTTTATCATAATGTAAAACTTGTGCCAGTATTATGAGAATTTGTTTATTGCATCATataacaaatacaatttttttatctaaaagtttaaaaaaattacaaaaatacaaaaaataattataaaaagaGGTCTTTAATCACCTGAACCACAACTGTGTTTTACATCATCTTACGTCCGTCAGACGTCAGGGCTGACGAGTACAGAAGCACAAAAGCTGAATTATTTAACTGATGAAAAGTTTTGCAAGCAGATTAGTAAAAatggaaacaaacagacaacagaAACTAAGGTCAAGTTTCATTCACTCGGGGGAAGACACTTCCACTCAAAACATCAAGATGTCACAATTCTTTACCTTCTGTCAacgaaaagaaaggaaaagtactgtaagaaaaaaagactTCCTCTTTTGTACGTATATAAAGCCAGACTCGCGGTTCAGTCTCACATCCTTCTCAAACCCTGTTGATGCTAAAAATCCAAACCCGCCACCCAGAAGATGAATAAATCACTGCTCCTGCTGGCGGCTCTGACGCTCTGCTGCTGCATCTCCTCTCTGGACGGTGAGAACGACTTCACCCGTCACCTTCCTCTAACTTCTCATAGCCTGCAGACAACTTTTCTGACAAAAACTTAGATACACTTCAAGAGTTTCTTGACacaattgtttctttttttctggagtTGCCAGCTGCTGTTGTGGTGTCTCAACCACATGATGCTGCAGGGTGTTTTTAAATAATAACGTGTACTGCACCCAGAAAATAATCAGAATGACTTAATAACTATCatgaatttgaattttttttcacagcttcTTCCAGGTCTTGGTGTAATTGCATGCAAATCATCTCCCATCCCATCCCTGAAAGGAGGATCGGGAAAATCGAGGTGACCCCTCCATCTGGACGGTGCCGCCGGACTCAAGTGAAGTGAGTGGTCACGACCGAGTTATTGGGTTGTTCATCTGTGGTTCAGATGTTGGAGTGGGAGGGCTGTGGCTGTGGAGTTGGTGAGGTTGCTGGTTTGATCCCCAATTTCCCAATTTCCTTTTTTGGTTCATGACGTTTCACCACTAAGAAGGCTACGTCAGCTCCATCCATCTGGGATTCAAGCTTTTCAGAATTACAGTGGACATCTGCACTCAAGTCTTTAATCTGGAAGCAGAAATAGAAAACAGCATCCTTTACTGCTTTCCCTAATGAaagtattttcatttttaagatTAGAACATGCGTCTCGTATCTATCAAGAAGCGGCCACGCTGCCTCCAAACCGACCCTGATGGTGTGGATCCGGGGTCGTAGTTGCCTGCTTTAAACCGTGTCAAAACAAAACATCTGTCAGCTCAGAAAACAAccaaaatgggtaaaaaaaaaaaaaaaaaaacccttgatCTTTGAATCTGGTTTTGTCCTAAGTTAGGTTTCTGCGTTTGTGTGACATGAGGATGAGGCTGCGGGTTTGAAGTATCTTAGCCACTCACAGATATAAGCGGAAAGTCGTGAGATAAAACTGCACAAGTTTGATTGACTTCAGCAAACTGGAGCTCCTCACACTTCAGGGGTGCAGCTCTTGATTaccaaataaaaacatcaccaGTTTTCACTTTCAGATTTATGCAACAGTACAatgtgatatatatatacatatatatatatatatatatatatatatatatatatatataaaaaaaaacaacctttttattTCTCCACAGAATCACCATGAGGAATGGTTCAAAGGTCTGCGTCAATCCAAATGCGAAGTGGCTCACAAAGCTTCTTGCAGCTTTGGAAAAGTAAAACGCTTTTTTATTCTATCTATTTATTCTATGCATACATCAGATATGAACACTTATATTAGTTTCAGTGTTTGTTATAAGACGTAAAGATATGCagatttttctgtgttttattgtaattttactCTTTTTGTGGTGGTGGTCGTggaagtgtttattttatgttagtttttattttgaagcacTTCTAAATGTAATTCTTCTTAGTATCTATCTTTCGAAACTTAAACACAGTGTGATGAGAAACAAACAGCTGTGAATGCTTTTGATCAGGTTGCATCTACATTTGTTAAAAATGATGCTTTTGCCTGCCCTCTGCCATGACTGTGATTCATTGGCTGTCGTTGTGTCTGAAGGAAAGGCTGTGCCAATGAGGGCTCTAGACGTTGTGTTCACCATCATTTATTGTGATAATGGTAATGCAAATTTGCACCTTTCCAGACTCATATTTCAGTGACCGCCTCATCGCCACGACCCCCAACCCCTGTGTTCGCTGCTGCTTTTACACTTACCGCTTCTCAGCTCGGCCTCTaaatctgtcttgttttgctGGTTACAGGAAAAATGGGGACTTTAACTCAACTCTGCCACCCCCGGCTTCCTCAACAGCCTCCTGGTGACTTTCTTCGGCACAGAAATGTCTTCATTCAAGTTTATGAGGATTCAAGAACTCTttcatttttatacatttcaaaacatttttgttcTATTAAATTTTGACGGCAGTCATAATACCTAAAGTATTGACCTATTTTATAGTTAGGAAAAATAAGATATTTATCTGTGCTGTGGAATGTAAACTGAGTTAAATAAAACTCTATTGATTTGGTGCCTAAATGTGAAGGAGATCCTGCTCTTGTTTGTGTAACTTATAGCATGCttcagttgtcttttttttaaatgaagaaataaagaacaagtGAAAAACACCcctcaaaaatgacattttattgCCTACACAGAGTGGGGAGAGACAGAACTGAGTGGGGAGAGACAATACAAGTGCTGCTCAGCGTGTTTGGTTTTTAACTGAGATCTAAATgctcattaaataaaaaataaataaaatacagatgTGTCCTTTGTGGAAGTCCTCGTTTAGTGAGGATCATCGCAcaatctgtttttattgtttgtggATTGTTTTGCAGTCGCCTTTTGACCTTCATAACAAGAAACATCCTCCACTGCTCATCTTTGAAGCTCTGAGGTTGGTGGTTGTTTCATCTCTCATCAGACCTAATTTCCTAAACAAACTCCTCAGATGTGTTTCTTTGGGTTTCTCGGCGGTTCAAATCACCACTACTCAATCTGGATTCATGAACAAAAAGGCACGTCTTCTTTTattctggattcttgttaaaaGCAGATCTTACATCTTAACGTTTGTGCTTTGGTCTGATTTGGAATTTCATATAATTGTGTAAATACTTTTAGTTAAAACAAATGTTCCCCTTTCAGGGAGTGGCTGGGGGATTTGAACACTGCGGTGCGTTCAGATTAATTTggaaaataaacctttttcgATATTAAAACAGGACCTCTAGAAAGGACACATCTGTATTAAAACAACGTCAGCACCACCATCTGCGTTTGAAAACATCCACTCGTGAACTGCATCTCATGCAGCTGCAGTTTcttcc
This genomic interval carries:
- the LOC133451531 gene encoding C-X-C motif chemokine 10 yields the protein MNKSLLLLAALTLCCCISSLDASSRSWCNCMQIISHPIPERRIGKIEVTPPSGRCRRTQVKITMRNGSKVCVNPNAKWLTKLLAALEKKNGDFNSTLPPPASSTASW